The genomic interval GCATATATCTATCACAGTCTCTCCCCTCCCCGATCCTCTTCATCACCAAGAATTTTGCACACGAGATAAACTCCCCTTACATTGAAAAGTCTTAGAAAAGAGAAAATGTACGGACGCCAAGTCTCTCTCAGTTGAAGACCGTCAGATAACCAACACCGCGGTTGTAGAAGGGTGTGCGCATTAATTAGAAAAAATAAGCTGCGTCCACTGCCGAGCCGATGCCAAAAGCCTCGTCATGTACTCGCCGGCGACTTCTCCCTCCATAGTGGTAAATGACAGAGTATAGGATACGCAAACAGGACATCACAGCGTAGATACAGGCCATGGACAGAAGGCAAAAAGCCTGGCCAAGAGCAGAAAAACGCAAAAATAAAAGGAATCCTGGCAGGAAGATACCACTGGCTGCAGGGGGCAAAGGGCAGAGCTCAGGTGTAGCGTGGGCAATGGACAGGAGGGTTTGGCATGTCCAGTACTCGCCTTCTCTCTTCATATTCATCCGTGTCTGTGGAGTCGTCGTCGTGTAGAAAACAATCATTGCAGCTCTCTTCCTGTGTGGGAGAAACATAGAAACAAGTCGTCAGatgcaggagaaggagaaggataaCCTATTCCATTAGGGCATGTTCAGACGCAGAATCCGAGGCGGTCTTCTGCATCTAAATCATGAATCCGtcccccattgttttcaataggaggcagattttgcCAAAGTTACTGCGACTAAATCAGACCAGAAAATGCGGTACGAGATTGGATTTCTGCCCTGGATCCTATAGGGATGGTTTTCTGGAGAGGATTTTGAGAGGCAGAAGGCTGCCTAAAATTTTGCAGTGTGACCATACCCTTAGGCCACATGCATAGGACTGAGTTTGTTGTGGAATGGGCTCAGGTGACACTCGGAGCGTCATACGAATCCATTCTGTGATGTACTTACCTCTATAGGGGCTTCTGATGATGCAGAGGATTGCAAAGTCTGGGTCATTTGAACATAATGAATCAGAggcccccatagacgtgaatacATCATGGCATACACTTAGAGTGACATCCGAGTGTGTTCCGCTGCAAAGTCGGCCCATCGGACACAAACTTTGTTGTGGAATGATGCCTTAGCAATGAGGAGACATTACAATAGTGTAAAGCAAAGGTGGGACAGAGCAGTATTCTGATTCACAGATGAGACAAGACTACTAGAGACTGCCATTAGACAGTACAGCTAACCTGTAGCAACAGAGgtaagggtttattcacatgaGTGTGTTCCATCCATGAAACGAACAGTGTCTAGGTcatactactgtttccaccatctaacagatctgtccctgatatatccattgcagtctcaggccttactataactcctaggcagcaagcccgctgcctcggggttatgtttgacgcagacctttccttcacccctcatattgaatcactcgcacgctcatgtcacctccacctcaaaaacatctccagaatacgccctttccttaccagagactcattaaagacacttattgtctctgattcattctcgccttgactactgtaactccttactaatcggtcttcccctcactaaactctcccctctacaatctattctgaatgcagcggccaggctcatctatcagtctagaccaggggtgggcaattaattttcccatggggccacatgagaaattgtaacggttctagagggccatgcgagttggggcaaatttagctccacccacttctctgctgactccgcccattctcaatcatttttccatgtgccccacaaagtaaaatcctcctacagtcaccctaacattatactgtacaccccccacattataacgttttcctccaaatgtcccacagtattaagtccctctcctggtgccccagtataaaccagcagaaactagaggggacattaaactgggggcaactagaggcagacatgtccccctccagctacccccatggtttaatagcctcctccatctgccccctagtttaatgtcccccctacatgtgcattaagtttaactgccccctacatctgcccctagtcctccctcttgctcacacatgctgtctcttctctctttatcatccagcaactTGCAGGaagcacagtcccgtgtggctccgcccactaatgagtcatagcctatcctggtgataggctgtgatgacatcatcacaggtccttcaaaaaccttccactagctgtgcgggccggatagaagcagtcagagggccggatgtggcccgcgggtcgtacattgcccaggtctggtctagactctacagcgaggcctctggtctgtgccggtcactacagcgaggcctctggtctgtgccagtcgctacattggctgcctattcattatagaatacaatataaagttctccccctcccccacaaggctctccataatgccgcacctccatacatttcctccctcatctcagtgtaccgcccaacccgtgctctccgctcactcaatgacctaacacttacctcctctattatcagaacctcccccgctcgtatacaagatttctcccgagctgcaccacttctctggaatgctctaccccggacaatcagattaactcccaatttctacagtttcaaacgcaaactaaagacacatcttatcagacaggactAGCACAtgccctaatgtaaacccttccgtactagaattagaatccccaaaatctaaccctcctctgtccccgctcccacattaccccacatgatatgaggccatctcaggctaactttataggtccaagctccatccacatgttacaggacacgactggtgacggctcataaagttttatgtttgtgtaatgacagtcacctctattacaacattgtctgacccctgtataagcaatgccgcccctgctacctcttgtgtcaccccctctacctcatagattgtaagctcttgtgagcagggccctcagtcccattgtgtgaaatgactttctttgtaatgtaactttctgtctgtatttgaaccctacaaattgtacagcgctgcggaatatgttggcgctatataaataacatgtattattatattatagtttCAGGATTGACCATGGCCATGTGAATGGAACCCAATCTAtcatagtgctactgtaccaaaGTCTCAGCTGTATGTCAGCGCAGATCTGGCATTGCGAGATCTCACTGCCCCATAACTCAGTAAGATGCAAAGAGTTCCATTCACAAGGTCCTGTAAATAAGGCCTGCACATGATCCGCACTGCATGCATGGAACGTTGTCATGTGAAACGGGTTTTCCAGGCAtatcaactgatgacctatcctttatctgggaccctcacagatcagctgtttgaatcggCTGCGATGCTCCATGAGCACTGCTTTTGCTTCACAGCCCATGTGATGTCAcgttcgcagctcagtcccactcaagtgaatgaAGCTGAGCTGTACAATGTACGATGCAAATCTCACCCGCAtgctacaaagaaaaaaaaaatctgcattggaaATTGATTTTAGATACAGAATATCAATTTATTCAGCAAGTTTTCAGACCAGAGGCCGCCATTTGCAATGCGGTTGGGAAAAATTTGAAACAAAAATTTCTGCAAAACGACAgaatttgatgcattttttttgcagCTAATAAACTATAATGTACCAGTTCAGTGTGTGTACGATCCTTCACGGCTTCCCTCAAAGGAGGGCGACCCAGGACAGCTGTCCCTAGTGAGGAAGAACAGAGGAACGAGCAGCGGTCACTGTGTCACTTACTGAAGCAACATCAGACGCCCGAAACATGGGACACATCATGTGGAAGCGGGGGATGGTGACATTGAAGACCTCGCTCTTCTTGTCCAGCCGGTGGAATGTATAAGTCCCCTCCATATAGCCCGACGTTGTGGAGAAGGTAGTGCAGCTGGTGTACTCGTATACTCTACCCGCCCTCAGCTGGGGGTAATCGCCTGAAAGAACAAAACCAAGGCCTGAGATGAGCTCAGTGCAACAACGGCCATGACAGAACCCTGGGGGGTCCTCCAGTATTTTGTCCGCTAATGTGCCTTGTTGCATATACATCTAGAAACCATTATACAGAGATGAGCGGCGCTACATTGACGCTGCTCTCCTGCAGGATCGGTTTGTCCATATACCTTAATGATTCTGCCATTGTAGGTGTATATGCACATCATAGAATCGCCAGGACCTCCTATGATCTTGGGGAGGGGTCCCTAGCACGCTACAGGCAGAGACCTTCCCCATCTCCGCGCCAGGTTTGCCTCCTCTCAATTCTCACGTGTACTGAGTCCGCAGCGGCGGGATGCATTTGGAGACACATATACCAGATATGACACGTGCACATCACACTGTATAGAACGTTTGACCCCAAAAAACCCTGCGACTCACCCACCACTCCAGGGCCTTGCACCTCCTCCACACTCCCCTTCGCGTTTGTGATTCTCCAGTAGCGGCTGTCGAGTTGGCACGCTTTCTCTGGCAATGCATTTTTGGCCATCTCCATCCTGGGAAATAAAAGGGAAAGTGGAAATTAACCCCGATGTGTCGTTTTCTATGACTTGATGGGTTACTAGCAGAATGGGAGCTGCACTGCAGTACTCACAACCAGCCACTAGTGGACAGAGCAGTCCGATTCCAACCTGTCTATAGTATTGTTCTGGTCGACCCCCATAGGAGTTGTTGGACCCCCTACCAATATCAAAGACCTACACTAAGGGGAGGTGATAAGTGAGTACTAGGCATATATGTTACCCAGAGATAAAGGCTGGGGTCACACATCGAGAGTTTGCAGAACTTTAGATACAGTGAAGACCAGATGGTTCTTGCAAATGGCGGGTTCACTGTGGGATATACCCCTCGCGGAAAGCAACCCGCCCCAGCCTTACAACCTCTAGTATTCTTTGCTCTACCAACAGAAGATTCACAAGAAACAGGAGAAGAACCCAATATCCAATAGTAAATGTGATACGAGTGTAGCTTTCCACCATATAGCGGTATACAGGGACGTGCTGCGCCGTGCACCCACCTGATTCTGTAGGTGAAGAAGTAATGTGGAGGATGGATGGAGCTCAGCTCGGGCAGAAAAGAAGTGGAGACGGAtatggtgatgtcatcagtagTGGCCACACAGTCCTTGTCATGCTCATACCTGGCACAGAGTAGaggtagaaggaaaaaaaaatacacattgagGCCTTTattatatcaggtatatactgCACTGCAATAGGGTGTCCAGGGTCCGCACACAGCCAGCACCGCAGTAAGACAAGTCTCCATCATTATAAACCCACATTCTTTCAAGTGTCAGGTCCAAGCATGCACCCTATCCAAGAGTTAGCAGGCACTGTGAGCGCCATCCTCTGGGCCTGGAGTTGAATTACAATCTGAACCACTGCAACTTCAGATCACTGGGATTTGTCAGTAGTAATACATCCAATGTAACTATAGATTTTGTCATTCAATTCTTGCAGGTTCAAAACCTCTGCTTGTAGTCGGGGAACAAATTTTTTCTGTCGTTACACAGTAGGGTGTCTTCACGCTACCGTTAttcaatgtctgttgctctcatccatcacagtaTGAGAGTAACAACTGATGCAGATGGATCCCCCTCCGTCTGGTGTCCGACTGCATTCAGCCCAACGTAAAAAAAACATGGCTTACGCTtaattccatcatgtttttttctacaaaatagaGCCACACCCAGGCAGGTCGGCTCTCCTAGAGTAGAtggggctgatctgcaatactgGACACCACAGATGGCGATCTACTCATACACAGCGGTAGTGTGCCCGATAACCCGAGACTGATTGGCGACCTTGCACGTGGTATTACAGTGGGTTGGTGGGGCTTCACCTGTAcaaacaatgcaaccaaaaactgacCCAGATAGGTATGCTACAAGTATGGGCACCTTACCAGAACCCCCTCCCCGCCATGTCATTTACATATGAGCAGAATGCATCCATTCattgacagcaggcagagatctgACCGTATGCATATACACTGGATCACAGTCACACACGTATGTACACACTGACGCTACAGTAGGGATGTGTTCAGTCCACACTACCTGAAGATCTGGTCCCTGATGATGGGATAGTCACCTGAGACGACATGGTGCACATACGTTGTAAACCACTGGGTGAAAGAGGTACCTGAGACAGAGGAAAGAGGTAAAGGTGAAGGCCCTGTGAGAAATCTGCCCTGCCCCATAGATCACCGGCCTCCTAAACAAAGACCGGATTCAGTAGTGCAGCCACAATTCCTGCACTAGACAGTGGTGCAGCCCCAGATTATCTGCAGTGATCACTTGCTGCACTGCCCCAAAGAAAGCCTGGAAGGACCAGGGATACTCGCCTGTGTGACAGCCATACACGGGGTACAGAAGCAGCAGGCGGTATTACTAATAAACACCAGAGAGTCCCAATTATTACCCGTGCAGTGGGCAGCTAAGGAGGTCGCCCGGCTCAGTCCTTGGGCTTCCCCTGGCTGACGTCACCTCTCCCTCCTACTCTGGGTACAGGGACATTAGGTAAAGTggagttggtcatgtgaccaatcatTGCACAGGTCATAAATGGGGCTCTGGAGAATCGGGGTGTATAACAAGTGCAGGGCATGTACTAGAGGCTTATTATTCTCACATCACCCCTTTAAGGCCTCCGTCCAGCACGCGCCTGTATCCTACCTGTAATAAACATGTCCAGAGCTGCAGGGTTGTGTGTCGTCTGGTCCTGAAACACAGATCAAAGGTCAGATCATCTATGTTAAGAATTTCACAGGTTTCCTAATAAATGACACAGTGTCCAAAGtgttaaaccccctcccccccccacattGCTCATAATAATCTGCAAACTAGAAGAAACTAAGTGAGCATTCACATGATCCGCACGCAATTTTGTGATGCAGTTTTATCTGCACCCTAAAGTCACCTGGACGTCACTACCCTATAAATCAAGGTCTgcccaattaaaggggttgtcccacaaagattGGTTGAGGCAGGTCGGACACCCGGACTCCACGCTGATCAGCTGTCGGAGCCATATACCCGGTATAcagctctgcttctattcaagtgaatgggagcggggcTGCAGTCCCTGGCACCACCACTAGGGTGtagggctctgtacactgtatacagcttacaGTCCGTACAATGTAGAatttcatctctgctcccacgcaCTTGCATAGCCATATATCTAGTATATGGtcaaatcagctgatctgtgcggggtcttgGTGTCGGACCCTGACAtcatcaggataggtcatcagtttccaACTTTGTTCGGTcccgtacaacccctttaaaaccgcCCCATAAGTATTAAAGGAGTTACAGAACTCCCAGCATGCTAtgaatgctgctgctgctgatcaaggcatgctgggacttgtagtccttccACTATCTTTGTTGTAGGAGACCCGCACAGACCTTACCGGACACTGATAGAATATCTCATTGCGACACCTCCCCTCGACGTCGGCCAGAGCCAAGTACTGACTGAGCCCGGTGTGGATGCAGAAGGTGATTGGAAGGCACTGGTTGAGCCCGATCCTGCGCTGGTAGCCGCCCGCTGCGGTGTCTATGTCCAACAAGTCCTCAGACCGGTAGTGGTTGGATAAAGCCATGCTGCCCATCAGTCTGGGGGTGCAAGCACAGGAAATGGGGGGGTAAGGGGCTATAGTAGACTTCACCGGGCACAGCGCCACCATGTGCCAGCTCTTACCCGGGTACCACAAGCTTTTGACCATTGTGAATGCGCAAGGAGCAGCGGTAATCGTCTGGTAGTCTGGCCGCGATTCTTTCTTCTATGGCGTTAAGATCATCttcctgcacgccggctgcacaAACCACAATGGTGAGTAACTAGGACGCCGGACTATCTCGTGTCACTGCCTATTGTCActactcacatccagagctgcattcagaattctgcAATTCAATCGTGGCTGGTCAGTCTTTAGGAAGCATTGTTTTCTGCAGTGCATTAGGGGACGCAGCGTTTGCACCAGGCACTGTCTACTGCAAATGACGTTGCAGATTTATTAGAACCAGTGGAtgttgaatgcagctctggatgtgactacagtataagacataatatacTAAGATCGCATACCTTTCAGAGAGCTGATCATTCGAGGGCAGTGGTCACCCAGATAGGCCTTCAGGGTGTCCCAGGCCGTCTTCAGCTTggcatagtggtgtatatacctCCCCAGGTCCAGGTAATACGCCATGAAGGTCGCTTTCCAATTGCGGTTCTTCTGGTTCTTCTTGTccctaaaaacaaaaacatcaacGTCACCAGATCAGTATATAAAGGGGCCGACCATGTTAGTGCCCTTTAAGAGGTTAACCATTAGGATTCTGCTCATAAACACTTCCCCCCCACCCAGCGACACCGAAATCCATCCTGTCTGATCTTTCTCACCCCCTGATAGCTGCTGTTGGGGAGAGAGGGGGCACCCCATGGACATAACATGGCTGGACCTGGGCAGCTTTAAACGACctgatccctttaaggctctgtcAGGATGACTTACTCGGACACCAGCCAGTATTTCCGGCACGGCCACTTCCACAGAGGGTCATGGTTGCTCAACTGGTTAAATCTTCTGTTCAGGAGACTGCAACTGGAAGAGAGAGAGGAATTAAAGAGGTTATATGGGCATAGGAGAGGTCATCGATTTGGggaggggtccgacacccagcacccctagTGATCCATGCGACAACAAAACTAGGATTGGGCACAACAGATCTTATCATCCCGAACCATTGTCCCACCAGGAGATAAGACGCCGACAGGGGTGACTGACAAACAGGAAGACCGAGAGTGCGTGTGCGGTGGCGGAGGAGAGGAATTGCTGAAGAATTAGGAACTCCAGACTGCAGGAAACCATAGAGCGTACTGGCGGCACCTATACGGGCCATACTGCCCAGGCGGCACCTATACGGGCCATACTGCCCAGGCGGCACCTATACGGGCCATACTGCCCAGGCGGCACCTGTACGGGCCATACTGCCCAGGCGGCACCTGTACGGGCCATACTGCCCAGGCGGCACCTGTACGGGCCATACTGCCCAGGCGGCACCTGTACGGGCCATACTGCCCAGGCGGCACCTATACGGGCCATACTGCCCAGGCGGCACCTATACGGGCCATACTGCCCAGGCGGCACCTATACGGGCCATACTGCCCAGGCGGCACCTACATGGGCCATACTGCCCAGGCGGCACACACACTCCTGGCAGTACTGCGCTTGCGCGTACACCCCCCCCCCGCAGTAACGCCCTTATGCAACACCAACGTGGCAGGTTTGGGGACAGCACATGTAATAAGCAGTAACTAGTGACATGTAACAGATTCCACTTCAGGCCCATGAGGTCGGTAAACATTGGGGAAGGGAATGGGGCCAGAGAGAGGGAAGACGCTGCAAGAGACGCGCCAGGGTCTGCCCTCAGGAGATAGCAGGGGCCGCCTCTAGGATAACTACACGTGACACGGTTATCTCATGTGCCAGCCGGGGTACAGCATGGAGGATACAATGTAATAACATTGACACAGCAAAGAGAGGAGTCTACAGGATGAAATAAAGGAggatcagaaacagcgccacccgtTGTCCATAGACGGTGACTGGTATTATAGCTCAGCCCTATTCCCTGGACATggttgctgcagtttttggaaatatcTAGTGTCAGACAAACCCCCTCACCATAGAGGTCTTACCATACCTTACCCTCACCATAGAGGTCGCCTGCCTGAGACCCTCCTCTAATAGCCAGGGCGGGCGGCTGCTGCGTATATATCGGCCACAGAGGAGGCAGCGCAGTCACACAAGTCACAGACTGAACACTGAGATATACATGGGAGCCTGCGGTGACAGGTCACATGGAGACAATAACAAAgaaacctcagctgctgcagaacctcctaatCTAGAAACTAATAGTCATGACCACCTGATATGAAATGCTCACATTGTGTTCATAAAGATGTGCTGCAGCAGCTGAAGTGCATATAataaggttctgcagcagtcaaTCTGCATATTAAGAGGTTCAGCAGCaactgaggtgtattatgatgttctgcagcagccgcagtgtatattatgatgttctgcagcagccgcggtgtgtattatgatgttctgcagcagcagatgtttgtattatgatgttctgcagcagccgcagtgtatattatgatgttctgcagcagccgcagtgtgtattatgatgttctgcagcagccgcagtgtgtattatgatgttccgcagcagccgcagtgtgtattatgatgttccgcagcagccgcagtgtgtattatgatgtttcgCAGCAGCCGCagtgtatattatgatgttccgcagcagccgcagtgtatattatgatgttccgcagcagccgcagtgtatattatgatgttccgcagcagccgcagtgtatattatgatgttccgcagcagccgcagtgtatattatgatgttccgcagcagccgcagtgtgtattatgatgttccgcaGCAGCCGCAGTGTATATTATGATGTTTCGCAGCAGCCGCagtgtatattatgatgttccgcagcagccgcagtgtatattatgatgttccgcagcagccgcagtgtatattatgatgttccgcagcagccgcagtgtatattatgatgttccgcagcagccgcagtgtatattatgatgttccgcagcagccgcagtgtatattatgatgttccgcagcagccgcagtgtatattatgatgttccgcagcagccgcagtgtatattatgatgttccgcagcagccgcagtgtatattatgatgttccgcagcagccgcagtgtatattatgatgttccgcagcagccgcagtgtatattatgatgttctgcagcagccgcagtgtatattatgatgttccgcagcagccgcagtgtatattatgatgttccgcAGCAGCCGCAGTGTATATTATGATGGTCCGCAGCAGCCGCagtgtatattatgatgttccgcagcagccgcagtgtgtattatgatgttccgcaGCAGCCGCAGTGTATATTATGATGTTTCGCAGCAGCCGCagtgtatattatgatgttctgcagcagccgcagtgtatattatgatgttctgcagcagctgcagtgtatattatgatgttccgcagcattcgtttacatctgcgttgtCGCTTATGGTCGCGGTTTCCATGACGGCGGCATCATGCATCGCTATTTTACCGTCATGGCATTATCTGGCAGCGCATTAAAAGCAGGAGccacaatgcaggtgtgaacggcGTCTTACAGCTACAACCTGATAAATACGCCCCAATATACCGCAGGCGATTTTATACGCGACATTGTGGTGACGCTCCCCCAGCCCCCGTCGCCATCCTGGTACCTTATTATTACTGTGGGGTCACCGGGGGCGACATTTTataacctgcccccccccccccttctcatcCAGCAATCACCACCAGTCACCAAATATCATCTCCCCACTCTATGGtaacaccccagacctgcaggAGCCGGGGCTGACATCCACTGCAGACGGGGCTGGGGTGTCCGGAGCCGCGCACTGGGGGCCACACTAATACCTGATCAGGTCCCGGAAGTCCAGATAAGACAGGATCAGCAGCAGCGGATCGGACGGCAGATCCGCCAGACCCAGCTCGTTGgtccccgccatcttggaggCGACCAGCTGGACGGGCTCGACTCCTCCCCTTCCCACAGACAAACAACGCCCCCTCTGCAGCCAAGGCCACGCCCCATCCGGGGATCATAACATAAACAGCGTAACAAAGCCACGCCCGGAACTCATTTTTGTTAGAAGACGAACTCCCCTCCCCTTAGCACAGGATAGACGACGCCCACTGCGAACTTTTACCACGCCCCTTCCAGGTTATACACCAGGAAGGTGAAACGAAACCACGCCCCTCGCAAACCAAGGTCGCGCCCTCAGTATTCCTAATATGGCGTGTGATTGAGCCCCTCCCCTTCCTACTAGGAGAA from Leptodactylus fuscus isolate aLepFus1 chromosome 7, aLepFus1.hap2, whole genome shotgun sequence carries:
- the FBXO3 gene encoding F-box only protein 3, whose translation is MAGTNELGLADLPSDPLLLILSYLDFRDLISCSLLNRRFNQLSNHDPLWKWPCRKYWLVSEDKKNQKNRNWKATFMAYYLDLGRYIHHYAKLKTAWDTLKAYLGDHCPRMISSLKAGVQEDDLNAIEERIAARLPDDYRCSLRIHNGQKLVVPGLMGSMALSNHYRSEDLLDIDTAAGGYQRRIGLNQCLPITFCIHTGLSQYLALADVEGRCRNEIFYQCPDQTTHNPAALDMFITGTSFTQWFTTYVHHVVSGDYPIIRDQIFRYEHDKDCVATTDDITISVSTSFLPELSSIHPPHYFFTYRIRMEMAKNALPEKACQLDSRYWRITNAKGSVEEVQGPGVVGDYPQLRAGRVYEYTSCTTFSTTSGYMEGTYTFHRLDKKSEVFNVTIPRFHMMCPMFRASDVASEESCNDCFLHDDDSTDTDEYEERRRVLDMPNPPVHCPRYT